The DNA window GTTCTGCACGATCGAGCCCGCGGTGCCGGTGATGACGTTGTCGACGCCGCCGATGTCGTTGAACACGCGCGAGAGCACTTCGCCGCTGCGGGTGCGGGTGAAGAACGCGAGCGACATCCGCTGCAGGTGCGAGTACACCGACACCCGCAGGTCGTTCATCACCCGCTGCCCGATCGTGTTGGACAGGCCGGTCGTGGCGACGCCCATCGCGCCGGCGCCGAGCGAGGCGGCGATCATGCCGCCCGCGAACAGGCTCAGCAGCAGCGTGTCACCGCTGGGCAGCGCCGTGTCGAGGATCGCGCGCAGGAAGAACGGCGGCACCACCCCGAGCCCGCCCTGGACGACGAGCAGCACCACGAGCAGCGCGAGGCCGCGGCGGTGCGGCCCGAACAGCGCGAAGATCCGCCGCAGCGGTACCGGGGTGTCGTCGTCGGTTTCGCGTTCGACGAGCGACGGGCGGACGACAACAGAGGAAGTCATAAACATGAGCGTACTAATTTGACGGCAGATCACGCGGCAGAGTTTCGAGGGCAGTGGAATTTCGATCGTTCAACTCGGACAAACTGGTAAATGTCGGTTGATCAACCCGGTTCGCGGGGATCCCGGTGCCCGCACCGGGGGCGCGGTGGTGCGGCTACCCTCGAAGGAAGCCGGACCGGGCCTCGCCCGCGCCGGCGGAGCAACCACGACCAGCTGGAGCGTGCACACCCGTGTTCGACACCCTCTCCGATCGGCTCACGTCCGTCCTGCAGAACCTGCGGGGTAAGGGCAAGCTGTCCGACGCCGACATCGACGCCACCGCGCGCGAGATCCGCATCGCGCTGCTGGAGGCGGACGTGGCGCTGCCCGTGGTCCGCGCCTTCATCGGACGGGTCAAGGAGCGCGCCAAGGGCGCCGAGGTCTCCGCGGCCCTCAACCCGGCGCAACAGGTCATCAAGATCGTCAACGAGGAGCTCATCGCGATCCTCGGCGGCGAGACCCGCAGGCTGAACCTCGCGAAGAACCCGCCGACCGTGATCATGCTCGCCGGTCTGCAGGGTGCCGGTAAGACCACCCTCGCGGGCAAGCTCGCGATGTGGCTCAAGAAGCAGGGCCACGCGCCGATGCTGATCGCCTGCGACCTCCAGCGCCCGAACGCGGTCACCCAGTTGCAGGTCGTCGGCGAGCGCGCGGGCGTGGTCACCTTCGCGCCCGAACCGGGTAACGGCGTCGGCGACCCGGTCGACGTCGCGCGCCGTGGTATCGAAGAGGCCCGCCGCGCCCAGCACGACGTGGTCGTCGTCGACACCGCGGGCCGTCTCGGCGTCGACGAAGAGCTGATGAAGCAGGCCGCGGACATCCGCGACGCCGTGCAGCCGGAAGAGACCCTTTTCGTCGTCGACGCGATGATCGGTCAGGACGCGGTGACCACCGCGGAGGCCTTCCGCGACGGCGTCGGCTTCACCGGCGTGGTGCTGACCAAGCTCGACGGCGACGCCCGCGGTGGTGCCGCGCTGTCCGTCCGCGAGGTCACCGGCCAGCCGATCCTGTTCGCCTCCAACGGCGAGAAGCTCGAAGACTTCGACGTCTTCCACCCCGACCGGATGGCCAGCCGCATCCTCGGCATGGGCGACATGCTGAGCCTGATCGAGCAGGCCGAGCAGGCCTTCGACCAGGAACAGGCGGAGCAGGCCGCGCAGAAGCTCACCAGCGGGCAGCTCACCCTGGAGGACTTCCTCGAGCAGATGCTCGCGGTGCGCAAGATGGGCCCGATCGGCAACCTGCTCGGCATGCTGCCCGGCGCGGGCCAGATGAAGGACCAGATCGCCGCCGTCGACGACAAGCAGCTCGACCGGCTGCAGGCGATCATCCGCGGCATGACCCCGGCCGAGCGCGCCGACCCGAAGCTCATCAACGGGTCGCGGCGGCTGCGCATCGCCAACGGCTCCGGCGTCGCCGTCCGCGAGGTCAACGACCTGGTAAACCGCTTCTTCGAAGCGCGCAAGATGATGTCGCAGATGGCGGGCCGCTTCGGGTTCGGCGGCGGTGGCGGTGGCAGCAAGAGCCGCAAGGGCAAGAAGGGGAAGAAGGGCAAGGGGCGCGGCCCCACGCCCCCCAAGGTGCGCGGCGGGATGCCGGGCGGCATGCCGATGCTGCCCCCCGGTGGCATGCCGGGCGGTGGCGGCGGGATGCCGGACCTGTCCCAGCTCGGCGGCGGGCTCAACGACGTCCCCGGCTTCGACCCGTCGAAGTTCAAGCTGCCGCCGAAGAAGAACAAGTAGCCGATGGACCTGCACCTGCGCGGGGTCGTGCTGCCCGGCGGGGACGAGCGCGACGTCTGGGTCAGCGGCGGGACCATCGTCGCGGAGCCGGTGCCAGGAGCGTCCGAAGTGGACGGTGGATTCCTGGTGCCGGGCCTCGTCGACGCGCACTGCCATCCCGGGATCGGCGTGCACGGCCCGACCACGCTCGAAGAGGCCGTCGAACAGGCGGAAACCGATCGCGACGCGGGCACGCTGCTGATCCGCGACTGCGGCGTGCCGATCGACAACCGGCCGCTGCAGCGGCGCGCGGACCTGCCGAGGATCATCCGCGCGGGCAGGCACCTCGCGCTGACGAAGCGGTACATCCCCGGCCTCGGCATCGAACTGGACGAGCCGTCGCAACTGCCAGCCGCCGTGGCCGAGCAGGCGGCCGACGGCGACGGCTGGGTCAAGCTCGTCGGCGACTGGATCGACCGCGGCATCGGCGATCTCGCGCCGTTGTGGCCGGACGACGTGCTGGCCGAGGCGATCGCCGTCGCGCACGACGCGGGCGCGCGGGTGACCGCGCACGTGTTCGGCGAGGACGCGCTCCCCGGCCTCATCGACGCCGGGATCGACTGCCTCGAACACGGCACCGGCCTGTCCGCGGACCAGATCGACGACCTCGCCCGCCGCCGCGTCGCGCTCGTGCCGACGCTGATCAACATCGAGAACTTCCCCGGTATCGCGGACAGCGCGAAGAAGTACCCGACGTACGCGGCGCACATGCGGGCACTGCACGCCCGAGTCGGCGAAACGGTCTCGAACGCCATCGAGGCGGGAGTCCCGGTGTACGCGGGCAGCGACGCGGGCGGCATGGTCGAGCACGGCAGGCTCGTCGACGAGATCGACGCGTTGCGTGGCGCGGGGATGAGCGCCGAGCAGGCACTCGGCGCGGCTTCGTGGGACGCGCGGGACTGGCTCGGCGCCGCCGGGATCGAGCCGGGCGAGTCCGCGGACTTCCTTGTGTACCACCAAGATCCGCGCCTGCACCCCGAGGTGCTCCGCTCACCGGCACATATCGTGCTGCGCGGGCGGCTCGTCCGCTGACCCGCCTTCCCACACCGCGCGCGTGCCACCTAACGTGACGCGTGGACGATCACGGTGGAGGTTCGGTGGACGAGGGGCGGGAACCTCCGGCTCGTGCGGGCCTCGTACTCGGCGCGCACTGGGGATTCCTCGCGTTCTTCGGCGGTCTCGGCGCCTACTACCTCGTCACGATCCTGCTCGCGCTCCTGATGCCGGGCGAGTTCGGCGGGTTCGATCCGACCGATCTCCCCGACGGGGGCCCGCTCGTCCTGCTCGCGTTCCTGCCCACCCTCGTGCTCGGCCTCGGGCCCGCGATCGGGTCCTGGCTGTGGGGCCGCGGCCTCCGCGCCGAATTCGGCCTGCTGCCCACCCTGCGCGATCTCAAGGTCGGGCTCGTCTGCGGCGTGGCCGCGCTCGTCGCCGGATACCTCGCGAGCCTCGTGCTGCTGTCCTTCGACGGCGACGGCAGGGGCCAGGACGACCCGGTCACCGAACTCGGCGACGGCAGCGCGCTCGGCTGGCGGATCCTCGCGGCGGTGATCGTCGTCTTCGCCGCTCCGCTCGGCGAGGAACTGCTCATCCGCGGCGCGCTGTGGAACGCGCTCGCGCGCTACCGCGTCCCGGAGTGGACGCTGGTGGTGCTCACCGCGGTGGTGTTCGCGCAGCTCCACGGCGAGCCGGACCGCACGGTCGTGCTGGTGGTGCAGGGTGTCGCGATCGGCGTGGCGCGCTCGATCACCGGGCGGTGCGGCGCGAGCCTCGTCGCGCACGCGGCGAACAACCTGCCGCCCGCGGTGTTGCTGTTCGTCGGCGGCTGAGCCACGGTGAGTGGCGACGTTCTAGGCTCCCGGTGAGAAGTTCGCGAGAAGCTGGAGCCCCTATCGGAGGATCGGCGTGACCACATCACGGCCAAAGGAGCCGATCGCCGGGATCGGCGACGGCCAGCCGGATCCGCCGCCCGCCCGCTGGGGGTTCGGCGCGTTCCTGCTCGTCGAGGCGGTTCTGCTGGCGTCGGCGGCCTTCGTGAGCGTGCTGATCGCGCCACCGGCCGGTGGCCCGCTTCCGGTGCGCGACGTGCTGATCGGCACCATCGCGCCGACCGTCATCGCCGCGGCGACCGCCGTGCTCATCACCTACCTGCGCGGGAACGGGCCGTTCACCGACCTGAACCTGTCCTGGCACTGGCCCGACGTCAAGGCCGGCTTGAAGTTCGGCCTGCTCGGCCTCGTTTTCACCACCGTCGGCGCGTTCGTCTGGACCCAGGTCGTCGGCGAGAACAACGCCACGTCGGCGATCAGCGCGCTGGTCGAGAACCGGCCGATGTCGCTGGCCGCCGCCGTGATCATGTTCCTCTACGTGTGGCTGCTCGGGCCGATCTGCGAAGAGCTGATCTACCGCGGCCTGCTGTGGAAGGCCGTCGAACGGCTCCAGTGGGGCAACGAGCGCTACGGGCGGCTCGCCGCGTTCCTGATCTCGACCGCCGTTTTCGCGGTCAGCCACCTCGAACCGCTGCGGACCACGCTGCTGCTGGTCATCGCGATCCCGATCGGGCTCGCGCGGTTGTCCACCGGGCGGCTGCTGAGCAGCGTCGTCGCCCACCAGATGAACAACTTCCTTCCCGCGCTCGCCATCCTCCTCACCACGCTGAACGTGATGAAGTTCTGACGACCGGGTGAAATCGGCGACCGGGCCGTCTGGCACAATGGTCGCTTGCCTGCCTCGGCCGGACCCTCTCACCGCGCCCGGGGCTACGAACCTGACCTACGGGCGTCGCTTTCGGGATCCCCACTCCGTTCGCGCGGCCGAACCTCGTACCGAGAGAACTGAGGAGTACCCACACCCGTGGCCGTCAAGATCAAGCTGCAGCGTCTCGGCAAGATCCGTGCGCCGTACTACCGCATCATCGTCGCCGACGCGCGTACCCGCAGGGACGGCAAGGCCATCGAGACGATCGGCAAGTACCACCCCAAGGAAGAGCCGAGCCTGATCGAGGTCGACTCCGACCGCGCCCAGCACTGGCTCAAGGTCGGCGCCCTGCCCACCGAGCCCGTCCAGCGGATCCTCGAGATCACCGGTGACTGGCAGAAGTTCAAGGGCCTGCCGGGCGCCGAAGGCACCCTGAAGGTCGCCGAGCCGAAGCCGTCCAAGCAGGACCTGTTCAACGCCGCGCTGGCCGCCGCGGGCGAGGAGCCCTCGACCGAGGCCACCACGCCGAAGAAGAAGTCCGCCAAGAAGGCCGACACCGAGAAGGCTGACTCTTCAGCGGCCAAGGCTGACGAGGGCGAGAAGGCCGAAGCGTGAGCTTCCTTGCCGACTCTCTCGAGCACCTGGTTCGCGGGATCGTCGACAACCCGGACGACGTCCGCGTCGACCTGATCACGACCCGCCGCGGCCGCACCCTCGAGGTGCACGTGCACCCGGACGATCTCGGCAAGGTGATCGGCCGCGGTGGCCGCACCGCCACCGCACTGCGCACCGTCATGGGCGGTATCGGTGGCCGCGGCGTCCGGGTGGACGTCGTCGACACCGACCGCTGAGCGCGCTTTCGATGGAGGTCGTGGTCGGACGCGTCGCCAAGGCGCACGGCATCACCGGCGAACTCGCCGTCGACGTGCGCACCGACTCGCCGGAGCAGCGCTTCGCGGTCGGCGCGGCGGTGACGACCAGGCTCCGCGACGGCAGCACGCGCGAACTCACCGTGGCAGCCGCCCGCCAGCACAGCGGGCGGCTGCTCGTGCGTTTCGAGCAGGTTCTCACCAGGGACGTCGCCGAGACGCTCCGCGGCGCGCTGCTGCTCGCCGACACCGGCGACCTGCCGCCGACGGACGATCCCGACGAGTTCTACGACCACCAGCTCGAAGGCCTGCGCGCCGAGCTGGAAGACGGCACGGTCGTCGGCAAGGTGCTCGAGGTGGTGCACTCGCCCGGCGGCGAGCTGCTTTCGCTCGACCGCGACGGGGAAGCGGTGCTCGTGCCGTTCGTGCGCGCGATCGTCCCGGTGGTCGACATCGACGGGGGCAAGGTCGTGCTCGACCCGCCCGAAGGACTGCTCGACGGGAAGTACGAATGAAGCTCAGCGCGGTGCTCGGAGCGGTTCTCGTGCTGGTGACGGCGGCGCCCGCGCACGCCGAGGCCGAAACCTACGCCGACTACACGATGATGTTCCAGCGCTCGTTCGGTCAGTACGCGCCGGCCGACGGCGCGCCGGGCCAGTGGGCGTGGTCGCCCACTTCGCCCACCGAGTCCGACATCTCGTGGGGCGACCCGAAGACGTGGCCGCCCGACTACGCCGAGCACTTCGTGCACGCCGGTGACTGGGTGCTGCTCGACGGCTGGCGCGGCAACGGCACCTACTACCGGCTCCGCGTCACCAAAGAGACCTACTGCGCCCCCGACTGCGTCACGCTGCCTTCCGACGGCGGCCGCCAGCACTACGCGCGCTGGACCGTGCCGACGGCGGACTACCGCCTCGAAGCCGCGGGCACGATCACCGAGGAAAGCTCGGGCAAGGTCTTCGACTTCACCCACACCCAGACCTGGGGCGCCCCCGCGCCGTGCCACAACCAGCGCTTCGCCGATCGCACCTGCGTGACCCAGTCCGAGGCGTGGGCGGACAACCGGACCGCGCCGGGCACCCCGGTGCAGGAGAACCTCCGCCGCGACGTCCGGATCGCGAAGGGCCTCGGCATGGCGTTCCTGATCGACAACCCGCCTCCGAAGCCGTGGCACGCCGAGGCCATCGGGTACGGGAACTGGTAGCCCGTGCGGATCGACGTCGTCACGATCTTCCCCGAGTACCTCGACCCGCTGCGCGCGGCGCTGCTCGGGCGCGCCATCGACCGCGGCCTGATCGAGGTCGGTGTGCACGATCTCCGGAACTGGACGCACGACGTGCACCGGGCCGTCGACGACGCGCCCTACGGCGGCGGGCCGGGCATGGTGATGAAACCCCAGATCTGGGGCCCGGCACTCGACGACGTCTGCGGCGAGCGCACGCGGCTCGTGGTCCCCACCCCGGCCGGGAAGCCGTTCACCCAGGCCATGGCGCGCGAGTACGCCGCCGAGGAGCACCTGGTGTTCGCCTGCGGCCGCTACGAGGGCATCGACCAGCGCGTGATCGACGACGCCGCGCGCCGGATGCCCGTCGACGAGGTCTCCATCGGCGACTACGTGCTCGTCGGCGGGGAGGCCGCCGTGCTGGTCGTGGTGGAGGCCGTCGTGCGGCTGCTGCCCGGCGTGCTCGGCAACCCGGTGTCCGCCGAGCAGGACTCGTTCTCCGACGGCCTGCTCGAAGGCCCCAGCTACACCCGCCCCGAGGTGTGGCGGGAGCTCGCCGTGCCCGAGGTCCTGCGTTCGGGCAACCACGCGCTGATCGACCGCTGGCGCCGGGACAGAGCGCTGGAACGCACCGCCGAGCGCAGGCCGGACCTGCTCGACGCGCTGCCCGAAGGTAGCCTGGACAAGGCGGACGAGGCCTTGCTGGCCGCGCTGCGCGAGCGGTCCTGAGGGTCGCCGCGTGCCGGTCACCGGCCGTCTGCCATACTGTTTCGGTTGGCGCGTGCGGACCAGCCCGCCATACCAGCCCCCGGGTCGATCGCAGGAGCAGTACGGCGCGCCCGGAAGTACGTAAGCCACACGAAGGACGAGGACGGACCCGATGAACACCCTGGACGCCCTGGACGCTCAGTCGCTGCGTTCCGACATCCCGGACTTCCGGCCGGGCGACACGCTGAAGGTGCACGTCCGCGTCATCGAGGGCAACCGCGAGCGCAACCAGGTCTTCCAGGGCGTCGTGATCCGCCGCCAGGGCGGTGGCGTGCGCGAGACCTTCACCGTGCGCAAGGTGTCCTTCGGCGTCGGCGTGGAGCGCACCTTCCCGGTGCACAC is part of the Amycolatopsis sp. CA-230715 genome and encodes:
- the ffh gene encoding signal recognition particle protein translates to MFDTLSDRLTSVLQNLRGKGKLSDADIDATAREIRIALLEADVALPVVRAFIGRVKERAKGAEVSAALNPAQQVIKIVNEELIAILGGETRRLNLAKNPPTVIMLAGLQGAGKTTLAGKLAMWLKKQGHAPMLIACDLQRPNAVTQLQVVGERAGVVTFAPEPGNGVGDPVDVARRGIEEARRAQHDVVVVDTAGRLGVDEELMKQAADIRDAVQPEETLFVVDAMIGQDAVTTAEAFRDGVGFTGVVLTKLDGDARGGAALSVREVTGQPILFASNGEKLEDFDVFHPDRMASRILGMGDMLSLIEQAEQAFDQEQAEQAAQKLTSGQLTLEDFLEQMLAVRKMGPIGNLLGMLPGAGQMKDQIAAVDDKQLDRLQAIIRGMTPAERADPKLINGSRRLRIANGSGVAVREVNDLVNRFFEARKMMSQMAGRFGFGGGGGGSKSRKGKKGKKGKGRGPTPPKVRGGMPGGMPMLPPGGMPGGGGGMPDLSQLGGGLNDVPGFDPSKFKLPPKKNK
- a CDS encoding amidohydrolase family protein; the encoded protein is MDLHLRGVVLPGGDERDVWVSGGTIVAEPVPGASEVDGGFLVPGLVDAHCHPGIGVHGPTTLEEAVEQAETDRDAGTLLIRDCGVPIDNRPLQRRADLPRIIRAGRHLALTKRYIPGLGIELDEPSQLPAAVAEQAADGDGWVKLVGDWIDRGIGDLAPLWPDDVLAEAIAVAHDAGARVTAHVFGEDALPGLIDAGIDCLEHGTGLSADQIDDLARRRVALVPTLINIENFPGIADSAKKYPTYAAHMRALHARVGETVSNAIEAGVPVYAGSDAGGMVEHGRLVDEIDALRGAGMSAEQALGAASWDARDWLGAAGIEPGESADFLVYHQDPRLHPEVLRSPAHIVLRGRLVR
- a CDS encoding CPBP family intramembrane glutamic endopeptidase translates to MDEGREPPARAGLVLGAHWGFLAFFGGLGAYYLVTILLALLMPGEFGGFDPTDLPDGGPLVLLAFLPTLVLGLGPAIGSWLWGRGLRAEFGLLPTLRDLKVGLVCGVAALVAGYLASLVLLSFDGDGRGQDDPVTELGDGSALGWRILAAVIVVFAAPLGEELLIRGALWNALARYRVPEWTLVVLTAVVFAQLHGEPDRTVVLVVQGVAIGVARSITGRCGASLVAHAANNLPPAVLLFVGG
- a CDS encoding CPBP family intramembrane glutamic endopeptidase, coding for MTTSRPKEPIAGIGDGQPDPPPARWGFGAFLLVEAVLLASAAFVSVLIAPPAGGPLPVRDVLIGTIAPTVIAAATAVLITYLRGNGPFTDLNLSWHWPDVKAGLKFGLLGLVFTTVGAFVWTQVVGENNATSAISALVENRPMSLAAAVIMFLYVWLLGPICEELIYRGLLWKAVERLQWGNERYGRLAAFLISTAVFAVSHLEPLRTTLLLVIAIPIGLARLSTGRLLSSVVAHQMNNFLPALAILLTTLNVMKF
- the rpsP gene encoding 30S ribosomal protein S16 — translated: MAVKIKLQRLGKIRAPYYRIIVADARTRRDGKAIETIGKYHPKEEPSLIEVDSDRAQHWLKVGALPTEPVQRILEITGDWQKFKGLPGAEGTLKVAEPKPSKQDLFNAALAAAGEEPSTEATTPKKKSAKKADTEKADSSAAKADEGEKAEA
- a CDS encoding RNA-binding protein, yielding MSFLADSLEHLVRGIVDNPDDVRVDLITTRRGRTLEVHVHPDDLGKVIGRGGRTATALRTVMGGIGGRGVRVDVVDTDR
- the rimM gene encoding ribosome maturation factor RimM (Essential for efficient processing of 16S rRNA) gives rise to the protein MEVVVGRVAKAHGITGELAVDVRTDSPEQRFAVGAAVTTRLRDGSTRELTVAAARQHSGRLLVRFEQVLTRDVAETLRGALLLADTGDLPPTDDPDEFYDHQLEGLRAELEDGTVVGKVLEVVHSPGGELLSLDRDGEAVLVPFVRAIVPVVDIDGGKVVLDPPEGLLDGKYE
- the trmD gene encoding tRNA (guanosine(37)-N1)-methyltransferase TrmD, which encodes MRIDVVTIFPEYLDPLRAALLGRAIDRGLIEVGVHDLRNWTHDVHRAVDDAPYGGGPGMVMKPQIWGPALDDVCGERTRLVVPTPAGKPFTQAMAREYAAEEHLVFACGRYEGIDQRVIDDAARRMPVDEVSIGDYVLVGGEAAVLVVVEAVVRLLPGVLGNPVSAEQDSFSDGLLEGPSYTRPEVWRELAVPEVLRSGNHALIDRWRRDRALERTAERRPDLLDALPEGSLDKADEALLAALRERS
- the rplS gene encoding 50S ribosomal protein L19; the encoded protein is MNTLDALDAQSLRSDIPDFRPGDTLKVHVRVIEGNRERNQVFQGVVIRRQGGGVRETFTVRKVSFGVGVERTFPVHTPNIAKIEVFKRGDVRRAKLYYLRDLRGKAAKIKERREAPRETTSAS